A stretch of Brassica napus cultivar Da-Ae chromosome C6, Da-Ae, whole genome shotgun sequence DNA encodes these proteins:
- the LOC111206752 gene encoding pyrroline-5-carboxylate reductase-like, protein MPNTPAAIGEAASVMSLGTTAAEEDGALVAKLFGYVGKMFKADEKMFDAVTGLSGSGPAYIFLAIEALADEGVAAGLPRELALGLASQTVLGGATMVSKRGSIRVC, encoded by the exons ATGCCTAATACACCTGCTGCAATTGGTGAGGCAGCTTCAG TAATGAGCCTTGGAACAACGGCAGCGGAAGAAGACGGAGCACTTGTTGCTAAGTTGTTTGGCTATGTGGGGAAGATGTTCAAAGCTGATGAGAAAATGTTTGATGCTGTCACTGGTCTCAG TGGAAGTGGACCAGCGTACATATTCTTAGCCATTGAAGCTTTAGCTGATGAAGGAGTAGCTGCTGGTTTACCCCGAGAACTCGCACTCGGTTTAGCTTCACAGACG GTTCTTGGAGGTGCAACAATGGTGAGCAAAAGGGGAAGCATCCGGGTGTGTTGA
- the LOC106353203 gene encoding probable N-acetylglucosaminyl-phosphatidylinositol de-N-acetylase isoform X2 → MAWLVATLSLIVIWVASIFKVFFGATSSSKAAVLDDGNKKNVLFVIAHPDDESMFFSPTINYLASSGYNLHMLCFSTGNADGMGSIRKDELHQACAVLRVPLEQLKVLDHPDLQDGFGQVWSHDFLAKIIGEEVSNHDIHTIITFDNYGVSGHCNHRDVHHGVLKFLQTNSERNIKAWELASLNIFRKYSGPIDIWLSIFSFKRNPSKAIIINEQPWKSYKAMAQHLSQWVWFRKLFVSFSSYTYANTLDRINP, encoded by the exons ATGGCATGGCTTGTGGCTACTCTTTCACTGATTGTTATCTGGGTCGCTTCTATATTCAAAGTTTTCTTTGGAGCAACGTCTAGTTCCAAAGCTGCGGTTCTTGATGATG GTAACAAGAAAAATGTGTTGTTCGTCATCGCGCATCCTGATGATGAGTCAAT GTTCTTTTCTCCAACAATAAACTACTTAGCTTCCAGTGGCTACAACCTTCACATGTTATGCTTCTCCACTG GAAACGCTGATGGCATGGGAAGCATTAGGAAAGACGAGCTGCATCAGGCTTGTGCAGTGCTCAGG GTTCCTCTTGAACAGTTAAAAGTTCTGGACCATCCAGATTTACAG GATGGTTTTGGGCAAGTATGGAGCCATGATTTTTTAGCAAAGATCATCGGTGAAGAAGTCAGTAATCACGATATTCACACG ATCATAACATTCGACAACTATGGTGTTTCGGGTCATTGCAATCACCGTGATGTGCACCATGGAGTATT AAAGTTCTTGCAGACTAATTCCGAAAGAAATATCAAAGCTTGGGAACTCGCAAGTCTTAATATCTTTCGCAAGTACTCTGGACCTATCGACATTTGGCTGTCAATTTTCTCCTTCAAAAGAAATCCGAGCAAGGCCATCATCATAAACGAGCAGCCTTGGAAAAGCTATAAAGCAATGGCACAACATTTGAGTCAATGGGTTTG GTTCCGAAAgctttttgtttcgttttcAAGCTATACATACGCAAATACACTTGATAGGATCAACCCTTAA
- the LOC106353203 gene encoding probable N-acetylglucosaminyl-phosphatidylinositol de-N-acetylase isoform X1, giving the protein MAWLVATLSLIVIWVASIFKVFFGATSSSKAAVLDDGNKKNVLFVIAHPDDESMFFSPTINYLASSGYNLHMLCFSTGNADGMGSIRKDELHQACAVLRVLSKLSKKGSMIILLVIEVKKVFLLIYISNVMQVPLEQLKVLDHPDLQDGFGQVWSHDFLAKIIGEEVSNHDIHTIITFDNYGVSGHCNHRDVHHGVLKFLQTNSERNIKAWELASLNIFRKYSGPIDIWLSIFSFKRNPSKAIIINEQPWKSYKAMAQHLSQWVWFRKLFVSFSSYTYANTLDRINP; this is encoded by the exons ATGGCATGGCTTGTGGCTACTCTTTCACTGATTGTTATCTGGGTCGCTTCTATATTCAAAGTTTTCTTTGGAGCAACGTCTAGTTCCAAAGCTGCGGTTCTTGATGATG GTAACAAGAAAAATGTGTTGTTCGTCATCGCGCATCCTGATGATGAGTCAAT GTTCTTTTCTCCAACAATAAACTACTTAGCTTCCAGTGGCTACAACCTTCACATGTTATGCTTCTCCACTG GAAACGCTGATGGCATGGGAAGCATTAGGAAAGACGAGCTGCATCAGGCTTGTGCAGTGCTCAGGGTATTGTCGAAATTGTCAAAGAAGGGATCTATGATAATTTTACTTGTTATTGAAGTGAAGAAGGTGTTTTTGCTAATATATATATCGAATGTGATGCAGGTTCCTCTTGAACAGTTAAAAGTTCTGGACCATCCAGATTTACAG GATGGTTTTGGGCAAGTATGGAGCCATGATTTTTTAGCAAAGATCATCGGTGAAGAAGTCAGTAATCACGATATTCACACG ATCATAACATTCGACAACTATGGTGTTTCGGGTCATTGCAATCACCGTGATGTGCACCATGGAGTATT AAAGTTCTTGCAGACTAATTCCGAAAGAAATATCAAAGCTTGGGAACTCGCAAGTCTTAATATCTTTCGCAAGTACTCTGGACCTATCGACATTTGGCTGTCAATTTTCTCCTTCAAAAGAAATCCGAGCAAGGCCATCATCATAAACGAGCAGCCTTGGAAAAGCTATAAAGCAATGGCACAACATTTGAGTCAATGGGTTTG GTTCCGAAAgctttttgtttcgttttcAAGCTATACATACGCAAATACACTTGATAGGATCAACCCTTAA
- the LOC111206753 gene encoding phenylalanine--tRNA ligase, chloroplastic/mitochondrial, with product MTIFSVQSTIFTRASVALLSSNGLKRFSLASSFSSNALYSPPLPKTKKRRFPIVSAVDIGGVTVARNDVVRDDDPTNNVPDSIFSKLGMQLHRRDKHPIGIIKNAIYDYFESNYAKKFETFEDLSPIVTTKQNFDDVLVPADHVSRSLNDTYYVDSQTVLRCHTSAHQAELLRDGHRRFLVTGDVYRRDSIDSTHYPVFHQMEGFCVFSPEDWNESGKDSTLYAAEDLKKCLEGLARHLFGAVEMRWVDTYFPFTEPSFELEIYFKEDWLEVLGCGVTEQRILKQSGLENNVAWAFGLGLERLAMVLFDIPDIRLFWSDDERFTSQFGKGELGVKFKPFSKYPPCYKDISFWISESFTENNFCEVVRGIAGDLVEEVKLIDSFTNKKGMTSHCYRIVFRSMERSLTDEEVNDLQSKVRDEVQRKLNVELR from the exons ATGACCATATTTTCAGTCCAGTCCACTATCTTCACCCGAGCTTCCGTCGCTCTTCTCTCCAGCAACGGACTCAAACGCTTTTCTCTCGCTTCTTCGTTTTCCTCCAACGCTCTATACTCTCCACCTCTCCCCAAAACGAAGAAGCGCCGCTTCCCCATCGTCTCTGCCGTTGATATCGGCGGTGTCACAGTCGCTAGAAACG atgtGGTGAGAGATGATGATCCTACAAACAATGTACCCGACTCCATCTTCTCTAAACTTGGAATGCAGCTACACAGAAGGGACAAGCATCCTATTGGGATCATAAAGAATGCTATCTACGACTACTTCGAGTCCAATTACGCTAAAAAGTTTGAGACTTTCGAAGATCTTTCACCAATTGTTACCACCAAGCAA AACTTTGATGATGTGCTAGTCCCTGCTGATCATGTAAGCAGAAGCCTTAACGACACCTACTACGTAGATTCCCAAACTGTTTTGAGATGCCATACAAGTGCTCACCAAGCTGAGCTGTTGCGGGATGGTCATAGACGTTTCCTTGTCACTGGAGATGTTTACCGCAGAGATTCTATCGACTCTACTCATTATCCGGTTTTCCATCAG ATGGAAGGCTTTTGTGTCTTTTCTCCTGAGGACTGGAACGAGTCTGGCAAGGATTCCACGTTGTATGCTGCTGAGGATTTGAAGAAATGTCTAGAGGGGTTGGCACGTCACTTGTTTG GTGCTGTGGAAATGAGATGGGTTGATACATACTTTCCATTTACTGAGCCTTCTTTCGAGCTTGAGATTTATTTTAAG GAAGACTGGTTAGAGGTTTTGGGCTGTGGGGTGACGGAGCAAAGAATTTTGAAGCAGAGTGGATTAGAAAACAATGTTGCTTGGGCCTTTGGACTAGGATTGGAACGGCTTGCTATGGTTTTGTTTGACATCCCTGATATAAGACTTTTTTGGTCAGACGATGAACGGTTTACTTCCCAG TTTGGAAAAGGAGAGCTTGGAGTCAAGTTCAAGCCATTCTCAAAG TATCCTCCTTGTTATAAGGACATCAGTTTCTGGATCAGTGAATCATTCACAGAGAATAACTTTTGTGAAGTTGTGAGAGGAATCGCTGGGGATCTTGTTGAAGAG GTGAAGTTGATAGACAGTTTCACCAATAAGAAAGGGATGACGAGTCACTGTTACAGAATTGTGTTCCGTTCCATGGAGCGCTCTCTTACAGACGAGGAGGTCAATGATCTGCAG AGTAAGGTGCGTGATGAGGTGCAGAGGAAGCTGAATGTTGAGCTAAGATGA